Genomic window (Leptotrichia sp. oral taxon 212):
AGAGCACATGACTTTTAATCATGGTGTCACTGGTTCGATTCCAGTATGGCTCACCATTTACATATAAAATGCGAGAGTGGCGAAATTGGTATACGCACTAGACTTAGGATCTAGCGTCTCCGACATGTGGGTTCGAGTCCCACCTTTCGCACCATTTTTATAAATAACTTTAGAATATAAATATTAATACTACATCCATATTTTACAGTTAAATGATTGAATACCTAACAATCGTGTCCTATTTACGATATTTCATAGCAATTTAAATACCTAATTACAAGAGCATATTCTTTGATGAAATGCTCTTTTTTTATAAATTTTCAAAGAATCTTTATATTATATGAATTTTAAATAAATCTCAAGGAGGAAGAAAATGGAATATTTAAAACAGAGAATACTTAAAGATGGTGTAATAAAAGAAGGTGGTATTTTAAAAGTTGATTCTTTTCTGAATCATCAGATAGATGTGGAAGTTCTAAATGAAATAGGAAAAGAATTTAAAAAAAGATTTTCTGACAGAAAAGTAACGAAAATATTGACGGTGGAATCTTCCGGAATTGCAATAGCAGTAATAGCGGCACAGTATTTTAATGTTCCTGTACTGTTTGCAAAAAAAACTGAAAGCAGCAATATGGATAAGAATACTTATGAAAGTGAAGTATATTCATATACAAAAGCTAAAAAATATAAAATAAGAATTTCCAGAAATTATATAAACAAGGAAGATAAGATACTAGTTATAGATGATTTTTTAGCAAATGGTTCAGCTGCATTGGGACTGATAAATTTAGTTGAAGCGGCAGGAGCTGAACTTTCGGGAATAGGTATTGTTATTGAAAAAAGTTTTCAGGATGGTGGAAAAAAGTTAAGAAAAAAAGGAATAAACTTACATTCTCTTGCT
Coding sequences:
- a CDS encoding xanthine phosphoribosyltransferase, with amino-acid sequence MEYLKQRILKDGVIKEGGILKVDSFLNHQIDVEVLNEIGKEFKKRFSDRKVTKILTVESSGIAIAVIAAQYFNVPVLFAKKTESSNMDKNTYESEVYSYTKAKKYKIRISRNYINKEDKILVIDDFLANGSAALGLINLVEAAGAELSGIGIVIEKSFQDGGKKLRKKGINLHSLAEVEFDNENNILFK